In uncultured Desulfovibrio sp., one DNA window encodes the following:
- a CDS encoding ABC transporter substrate binding protein — MTSLFPVLRILALALPLCLYALCAAARPAATPAATDNERVWRVIYVEGGPFSDYQRIFHGLALGLQQRGLIENGHVPIPSDSEDAQSMWNWMAAHAGGKRLVFLPDGFYSAGWDAGRRKTIQREILQRITTRGDVDLILAFGTWAGQDCAALDIQVPVVVSSVTNAVAAGIIPSISDSGRDNLVAPIEPDRFKRQVLLFHDIFGFKKLGIAYEDTPSGRSSIALNEIEDAAQELGITLLRCTDTFDVQEASLASDRLEACHRNLVEQGADAVYLTYNVGLQASAMRRVLQPLADAHIPTFSQLGVPDVIHGALLSVAQSNADEEGKFSAELVDAIIHGALPRDLSPIFESPVSMALNLFMATLIGWNPPLEVLAAVDEFYQDMK, encoded by the coding sequence ATGACGAGCCTTTTTCCCGTTCTGCGAATCCTGGCCCTGGCCCTGCCGCTCTGTCTCTACGCCCTTTGCGCCGCTGCCCGCCCGGCTGCCACACCGGCAGCGACGGATAACGAACGGGTCTGGCGGGTCATTTATGTGGAAGGCGGCCCCTTTTCCGATTATCAGCGCATCTTTCACGGTCTGGCCCTGGGTCTGCAACAGCGCGGCCTCATCGAAAACGGGCACGTGCCCATTCCGTCCGACAGCGAAGACGCCCAGAGCATGTGGAACTGGATGGCTGCCCACGCCGGGGGCAAACGTCTGGTCTTTCTGCCAGACGGCTTCTATTCCGCCGGCTGGGATGCCGGCCGCCGCAAGACCATACAGCGGGAAATCCTGCAACGCATCACGACCCGGGGGGATGTGGACCTGATTCTGGCCTTCGGTACCTGGGCCGGGCAGGACTGTGCCGCCCTGGACATTCAGGTGCCGGTGGTGGTGTCGTCCGTAACCAATGCCGTGGCGGCCGGCATCATTCCCTCCATCAGCGATTCCGGACGAGACAATCTGGTTGCGCCCATTGAACCGGACCGTTTCAAGCGGCAGGTGCTGCTGTTCCATGACATCTTCGGCTTCAAAAAACTGGGCATCGCCTATGAGGACACCCCGTCGGGGCGCAGCAGCATTGCGCTCAACGAAATCGAGGACGCGGCACAGGAACTGGGCATTACCCTGCTGCGCTGCACGGATACCTTTGACGTACAGGAGGCGTCCCTGGCCTCGGACCGGCTGGAAGCCTGCCACAGGAATCTGGTGGAACAGGGGGCCGACGCCGTCTACCTGACCTATAATGTGGGCCTCCAGGCCAGTGCCATGCGCCGTGTGCTGCAACCTCTGGCCGATGCCCACATTCCCACCTTCTCCCAGCTCGGCGTGCCGGATGTGATACACGGGGCCCTGCTCAGCGTGGCCCAGTCCAACGCCGATGAAGAAGGCAAGTTCAGCGCCGAACTGGTGGATGCCATCATCCATGGCGCCCTGCCGCGGGACCTTTCGCCCATTTTCGAAAGCCCCGTGAGCATGGCCCTCAATCTGTTCATGGCGACGCTCATCGGCTGGAACCCGCCCCTGGAAGTGCTGGCCGCCGTGGATGAATTCTATCAGGACATGAAGTAG
- a CDS encoding alanine racemase: MPELLMNMDALVHNLHCINQLEQTWGFSFLPVLKMVASHPAVVSCLRQHGYTRYGVADLTEQCCLGEKKPARDERVLINLPAPGKADEVVRHFARSPFSCEETFRALDVAARQAGLCHEALLMVDLGDMREGVPLSAAPALLRRVAAASRRAGSAPGAHVAGLGVNMGCLYGACPDALNMRQLEELAAQAESLLGHALHRVSLGGSIFWNWFARQETYRPTLPPGCVLEFRMGDPLLLGHDIYRECPLLGADFRQDIFSLSATVLEVIERDIRPPRLCVRNGRGLVVSCHHRGRRLRALVDCGSLHTDVSGLSLDLPGGSVVDYSGNYTILDLTDCPHIPAVGQALHFTPSYWAVARACRTPQVPIRLISDRHEPVPLSRFQPDAGHA, translated from the coding sequence ATGCCTGAGCTGCTCATGAACATGGATGCCCTGGTGCATAACCTGCACTGTATCAACCAGCTGGAACAGACCTGGGGATTTTCCTTTCTGCCGGTGCTGAAAATGGTGGCCTCACATCCGGCTGTGGTTTCCTGCCTGCGGCAGCACGGCTATACCCGCTACGGGGTTGCTGACCTGACGGAGCAATGCTGCCTTGGCGAAAAAAAGCCGGCACGGGACGAGCGGGTGCTCATCAACCTGCCTGCGCCCGGCAAGGCCGACGAGGTGGTACGCCATTTTGCCCGCAGTCCCTTTTCCTGCGAGGAAACCTTCCGTGCGCTGGATGTTGCCGCCCGTCAGGCCGGCCTGTGCCATGAGGCGCTGCTCATGGTGGACCTGGGCGACATGCGCGAGGGCGTTCCCCTGTCCGCAGCGCCGGCCCTGCTGCGCCGGGTGGCCGCGGCATCACGCCGGGCAGGCAGTGCTCCCGGCGCCCACGTGGCAGGGCTGGGGGTCAATATGGGCTGTCTCTACGGCGCCTGCCCGGATGCCCTGAACATGCGCCAGCTGGAAGAGCTGGCAGCCCAAGCCGAAAGTCTGCTGGGGCATGCCCTGCACCGGGTCAGCCTGGGCGGCAGCATCTTCTGGAACTGGTTTGCCCGGCAGGAGACGTACAGACCCACCCTGCCGCCGGGCTGTGTGCTGGAATTCCGCATGGGCGATCCCCTGCTTCTCGGCCACGACATCTACCGGGAATGTCCCCTGCTGGGAGCAGACTTCCGGCAGGATATCTTCAGCCTGAGCGCCACGGTGCTTGAAGTGATAGAGCGGGATATCCGCCCGCCGCGCCTCTGCGTGCGCAACGGACGCGGCCTTGTGGTCTCCTGCCATCATCGCGGCAGGCGCCTGCGTGCCCTGGTGGACTGCGGCAGCCTGCATACCGACGTTTCCGGCCTGTCCCTGGACCTGCCCGGCGGCAGCGTAGTGGACTACAGCGGCAATTATACCATTCTTGACCTGACCGACTGCCCGCACATTCCGGCGGTGGGACAGGCGCTGCACTTCACCCCCTCCTACTGGGCCGTTGCGCGCGCCTGCCGCACGCCGCAGGTCCCCATCCGCCTCATCAGCGACCGGCACGAACCAGTTCCCCTTTCCCGCTTCCAGCCGGATGCCGGGCACGCCTAA